CCACATCCGAATCTCCAGACTCTGGCAATAACAATAGTTCCAATTCAGACGTCACATTTCATAAAGATCAGAATGACGGAGATGATGGGATGGATGATTGCGATGATGTGTCAGATACTATGAGGACTCCAATACTTCGTAAGAGAttgtggaaaataaaaaaaaccatGTACTGAATGAGGTTAGAAAAGAGATAGTCAGATACTATGAAAACAGGAAATAAAGTAGATGTACACAGAAAAGCGTTTGAAGAAAGCAAAGGATTTATCAAAAAGCAGAGACACCATCACAATTTATTGATGACGGAGAAGATTAACTCAATTACTCAAAGGATTTGGTTTCTTTCCTTTTAGGAGccatattttcttaaattaacaggaacataaaattgattatagttgattaatgcatcattaaaaaaggataacagtaaatctaacatgcacaacagtaaaataacaattccaaCACACcatacatctgttgcaccaggtatgttatctgttgcaatatataaccgacctgttgcaacggatgagtaaaccattggaaataataaaagcagatcactaatctattgcaccaggtagtttatctgatgcaacatataaccaacctgttgtaatggatgagtaaaccgttggaaatcatataaacagatcactaatctgtagTTTCAGGTAgttatctgttataacatataaccaacctattgcaacggatgattaATCCATtgaaaacagtaaaaatagatcactcatctgttgcaccaggaaggttatgtgttgcaacatataaccaacctgttacaatggatgagtaattcattggaaacagtaaaacagatcactgatctgttgcacctggcaggttatctattgcaacatataaccaacctgttgcaatggatgagtaattcgttggaaacaataaaacaAATCTCTGGTCTGTGgtaaaatgagttatctgttggaccaatatatttttgatttcttccaaacagaagagtcgtttATCGCAAtaaatgaatgatctgttagattgttcatctgttgcatcacattttcatagttgcatcagatttgcGTGTGATGCATTAGatgttttatctgttgcattagatgttgcatctgttgcaacaccatttttacaaagacaaacaacaaatcaacccagcaacacctaCACATCACGCACACACACTAAGAATATCaacggtgaccaaaaatcaccaaaaattcgAATCAACAAttcgacaacaagaagaagaaatgtcaattattagggttttattcagtccacatttcaaatttaagtaagaaatattgaaattgttaaccaaaactagaagagtagttggctcaagttcccctgtttcttcataattttttacctatgaaaaaagaaatgggacaatgaagaactcgaagttatcaccggagaagtcttcacatagattgacggttgaaagtcgaaaagaaatTCATCCAGCTATTTGTcaccggaggttgaagtcgctggagattgaagggagaaattttgcagaacaattggttggaagagagttgcGAGAAGCTGTCGAGGGAGAGGAGAGAAACgcttgatttggattgaagaggggtgtgggttgggttgatttgtatttttgaaaagattagaaagttttgaaaatattaatcaagtccacaattaacttaatcaagttatgtttgaccctttaaattggtcaatgtcaccaatatttcattcaatacttaaaacacctttccttcaattttgtcAGGTAACTTGTTGTAATAACGTTTTCCTTCGTAAATAGGCCTGCCTACAATTATATTCATCAACTCGTTGAATTACAGGATACAAGTGCCAATTATAGTTGAATTTAACTAAAACTACTACTCCCATAAACTCTATCCTTATGTTTTAAGtactataaataaattttattttatagttagAAATTTTAATGTGGTGTGTCATACGTATTtaagtttctttctttcttgtaaattgtaaaacataataaaagaaatatataacaATATTTGTGTTAGACTCCTTCCATAAGTTGGTTCCGTTTAGGATAAGAGAATGACACACACCCTTATAAATATTTTCACAGGCTTGAGGTTAGGGTTTTCAAACCCCAGAGAATAAATTTGGGGCCAATGGAAGGGAGTAGTGATGCAACATGTGGTGATCGAATTTCGAAATTGCCAGAGCCAATTTTGCATCATATCCTGTCTTTCCTACATGCTAAGCATGCGGCACGAATGAGTACATTGTCCAAGGTTTGGGATAGTGCTTGGAATTCACTCCCCTACTTAGATTTTGGTGAGATTTTCTGGTGGTCAAAAGATCTGAATGTTGTTATGGATCAAACTCTAGCAAGTAGGAAAAAGCACAAGATTTCCATGCAAAGGTTCTCTCTATGGTTAAGCTATTATGCTTGTCTTTCTTATGACGACAGATGGATTAAGATACTCATAGCTTGTAATATCAAAGAGTTGAATCTAAGAGTAGAAACACATTATTATCGAGGCAACTTCCTATACGGCAGCTTGCCCGTGGCAATCTTTGCTGCCAAGTCGCTAAATGTGCTGAGTTTGCATGGATTTAATATTGAATTGCCCGCTGATGATGGTACGATAAATTTATCATCTTTGCGAGAATTGCACCTCTCTTTTGTGTTTTTGGATGAGCAATTTATTAAGGCTATGTGCACAAGCTGCTGCAATTTAGAGCATCTGTCTCTGCAGTATTTCAACGGACTCACCAGCTTTCAAGTTGGTGGTACTTTACCTAAACTGAAAATGATTAACTTGGTAAACTTGGAACCTCCCGATTCATTACTCCAATTGGTTGATATTGTAGCaattaatctcaaaaatcttagcaTCAGCAACAAATTTTATGGGAATATAAATGTTGTAAGAATAACTGCTTGCAAAGCCCTCAAGAATTTGTACCTCAATTGTGTGGATATCACTGATAATTGGTTAGAGGAACTATTTTACAGCCTAAAAAATCTTGAAAAGTTTGATTTAATATGTTGCAAGGCCTTGAAGATTATGAAGATCACGAGTGAAAGGCTCAAACAACTAAGAGTAGTTGATTGTCACAATTTGATTGCTGTTGAATTGGACACTCCTAATTTAATAAAGTTCCACTGTTTTAATGAGAAGTTTAAAGTTTTCTTGGGTTGAAGGAAGAGAAGAGGGCAAAAGGTACGAACATATTTTAATAAACAAAGTTCCCTTGCATGCCGTTCAATATTGGTATTAGCCCATTAAGAGTTGTTCAGATAAATATTGTTGCCCCAAAATATTTGGAAACGTTGTTAATGATTTTTGCTTATCCTTGATCATTAGACAAATTATTGCTATTGAATAAACCAGAAGATATATGGAGTTGATCAACTTCAACAAGAATAGTACAAAAACCaaggaattcaagattcaaacATTCTTTATACTTGACATTGTTCCTCTTACTTGCTCAAACTGAACATTGTGTTTGGATGAAGTGTTTCTTCTGTTTCCTCCTTTTCTCCCGCCTAGATCCAAGGACATCTTGCTTGTAGTTTTGATTAATAAGAACTTTCCTACTAACACTGCTAGCTATTGGTAGTCTTCAGCTGGCTATTCCCGTGTATTGTGAGCCTTAGGTTCACCTGGTGGTACTGCTTCCTTTAGTACTGTGCATTTTATTCTTTGACCATTAGAAAGTACCCGTTTATTGTACTCGCTTAGATGATTCCTCTGTTCAGTATTGTTTTGATTTCGAGCGGCAATAGGCTAACACCAATAGAGTTCTAAACCTTTCTAATTCTGCATTCATGATTCTTTATAACGCTAACATTTTACCTCTGTTCCTGTTGTTTATATAGTCCATACTAAATGATTTTCCTCTGTTTGACAGTTAATATATGCAGATGCATCAGGTGAAGTTGATAAGCCTTGTTGTGCATCTCTATCTGGGAAATGTTGGAGGCGTAAGGTGAAAGTCAATTTGCACTAATGCATTCATCTTGGAGATGGTCACTTTTGCcgatttaatatggtaaattgTATTTCTTAGCATGAGTATCATTATTGCTGGACCTTTTGACCAGTAAATTGCTAACTGATTGCATTCTGAAACATTTAAAATCTACCCCAGTTGAGCTAAAATTACAGTTTTCCAGACAAAGCAATtcaaataggaaaataaaaagagcGTTGGCAAAAGAAACTTGTTTGTCTggtaaattcaaaataattttgcaaTAAATAGCCTTGTACTGGAGAGAGCTATCTGTTAAATTACACATGCTTTTTGTGGAATATGATGCTTTTGGCAGAAGGGGAGTCTTGGAGCACGATAAAGTTAATCTCTGTGAGACCAATAGGTCACGAGATATTTTGGATACATCCACTTCTAATTGCAAATTTGCCATAAAAGTGAGGATCAACTCTTGTATATTCTATGTTCGCGACAACAATTTGTGCGGTCTAAATAGAACTGGACCATTACTCAGAAAATCGTACATAATTAGATTATTCACCTTAGGGAATAATGCTAGATATGAAGCACACGATGTGCCATAGAACTCAACAATCACTAATCTATCCTCAGATTGACTTAATGCGTCTACAGTACTCATTCTGCGTTGATAACGATAATCTGGTCTTGCTAAGTAAACCAGTTTTCTGGATTATTTTTTTCGACTCTTTTCTCCAAAACCACAACCAAGACAACACATTTCCTTAGACGAACCTAACAAATATAGCTTCATGCCAATAGATTTTCGTTTCTCATTTGTTTTAAGGACTAGAACAATGGAAAATTACCCATTCATTAGGCTTAAGGCATAATACATCTTCTGAAGAGAAAACAAGTATTTTGCTTTGGAGCTTCAACGATCTAGATAGTTATAGCAGTAAATGCAACTGCACGTCGCtcctcaaaataaaaatttaacctTGCAGAAAGAAAGTCTGATGACTGAACACTTATTCTTGACATGCTGCCTTGCATATTGAGAATACAATTAAGTAAATAAAACTGTGCTCTCTCTAACGGTTTAATCTTTTCTGGATAAGATGGTCACACACTTCAATCTTGAATGTCAAACTTCATTTCTCCAATTAGTGTTTAACAAAATACTTAAGCACACAGTCTCGCATCAAATTCATAGACATACTGAAAACTTCCCCATACTATGCAAAACATACAGGAGTTACCTTAAAAAGAACCAAACAATCCTGGAGGCATAATCTGAAGGAAGACAAAAACGGGAAAGGCAAAAActttatgtgaaaaattgaagTTACCTTGCATCCACAGCGCTGTTTTCTCATCATTGAACCTattatatctttaaaattatGGATTCCTATCTAGTATTCATTGATATTTTAGTagattttgacataaatttatGCATCACTCCGGAAGTACCGGTTTAGGTACTGAAAGGCCACATCCGGTTCTGCACCGTTTTAATATTAACTGCAGAGAAACCCATGAATCCTCTTTATTGAAGATTAGATGATATGGATATATAATACCTCAGTTTGAATATTCCACACTTGAAATGATGTGTCGTTGTCGTTAAGGTAAAGCGAGAAAGACCAGTTATATAATTCCAGCCACTTGATTCAAACTGGTGCATTGTAATTAAGCTCACCATTGTCTGTCTCTTAGTGAACAGACATATATAGATCATTGTGTTTAAAGGGATTATAAAAATACTGCCTAATTAGACAAGATGAGTGAGATGTTGAAACTTGGAAGTCATATTTTCAGCAATTTCTCAAAATAGATTTGATAAAAGGCAACCAAAAATTAGAAAAGCTAAATCTATGTGTCATGTCCCAAAATAATCCTTAGACGTGACTGGCTCCCGCTAACACCACTTGTCGGGAGAATCAAATTTCCATACATTCACATGGTCTACAAACGCACATATACAACCCCACATGCATGAAATAGTCATTAACGCAGAGTAATATCCAACAAGATACCACCTAGAGATTTATGAAAACGACAGTAGTTTAGATATCAAATCTCTAACCCAAGTCCCACTCTAAGttcatggagcatctaaacagagttacatgagttcaactttaGGGCATGCAAGCCCAACGAAAAGAAATGTAGTCTAAAAGATCTAACATTGAATGACAGCCTTCACGACCAATGGGAAGGTTCACCACAACAATGGAATTCACGCGTAAGAATCATCAGCCACTGGTCTCCCTCCGCAACGGTATCTGTAGACATGTAAGTAAGGAGtgagttatatataaatataactcaGTAAGATCCTCGACTCGCTACTTTAATACCCCtggaacaagtgttagaaaatacaacaacaccaagaacataaAGTTATTAGGCACGGAACTATATCATAATAAGGTAACCAACGAGGCTCAAAAATCCTTCATCAAGAACCATATATCTCAATACAATTTCATACAGAGCACTTATCATAATTTGTAATTAAAGTAATTAGCCAACACCAGAAGTTTCGGGCAACATATACAATGCATCAAATATATAAAGAGTATACACAATACTCAGGGGGAACATACACAATGTCCCATATCAAATCaacaagcatacacaatgctcaagggaaacatacacaatgtcccatataaaatcaacaagcatacacaatgctcaagGAAAGCATACACAATGTCCAAAGGAATTacgaagcatacacaatgccccaatcTCACAGTACACAATCATATCACATAacgaaataatttataaaaggaGAATTAGTATTCTTAACATAAAGTATATGCGGCCGGCTTTAAAGACCGTAGATTCTGCCAAGCATACACTCGTCCCAACACATGGACCGGgcagataaaaatatatttttaaaataaatttgaaaagcaagcaccaaagcttaaagtctcacttacctcgctaATGACAAATTCTCCAACTTTGCAAGAAAACCAACCAACAACGACCAGTAGGATCAATCTAAATAAAACtattaaataacaatatcaattatgCTATCCGGAATCAAGTCTCAATATCCTTAACTTTTAAGTTTAGGGCTAAGTCTTAATATCTCACACGTTAACCCatgaattatgaataaaaaataataatctagaaTTCACTATTGAAACTTAATAGATgaaaaattcatccaacataatAACACTGGTGACCCTAAAATAGTACTCACCTGTGTACAACTAAAAAC
The Capsicum annuum cultivar UCD-10X-F1 chromosome 6, UCD10Xv1.1, whole genome shotgun sequence DNA segment above includes these coding regions:
- the LOC107874790 gene encoding putative F-box/LRR-repeat protein At5g41840, which codes for MEGSSDATCGDRISKLPEPILHHILSFLHAKHAARMSTLSKVWDSAWNSLPYLDFGEIFWWSKDLNVVMDQTLASRKKHKISMQRFSLWLSYYACLSYDDRWIKILIACNIKELNLRVETHYYRGNFLYGSLPVAIFAAKSLNVLSLHGFNIELPADDGTINLSSLRELHLSFVFLDEQFIKAMCTSCCNLEHLSLQYFNGLTSFQVGGTLPKLKMINLVNLEPPDSLLQLVDIVAINLKNLSISNKFYGNINVVRITACKALKNLYLNCVDITDNWLEELFYSLKNLEKFDLICCKALKIMKITSERLKQLRVVDCHNLIAVELDTPNLIKFHCFNEKFKVFLG